From Pusillibacter faecalis, one genomic window encodes:
- a CDS encoding DUF6100 family protein: MPRSEFERALGAAEHRAGRAAVELARTRRLLEREDMAGAFGAAFAFSAEVEKLALLARVLPAYTGHPKAAELKEQMLMDTIPVEMGYAKRGWFRLQIPALLPKKESGSPIYIQQYLYPALRRYFAGKPPALYQNCVLAYRHVYCRERPERAYRDHDNIEVNMVTDIITLYLLPDDAPRRCAHYYCSAAGAEDQTEVYVIPTSRFPTWLAAEQANDLEEERLYETSEIWD, encoded by the coding sequence ATGCCGCGGTCTGAGTTTGAGCGGGCGCTTGGAGCAGCGGAGCATCGGGCGGGAAGAGCGGCGGTGGAATTAGCCCGTACTCGCCGTTTGCTGGAGCGGGAGGACATGGCCGGTGCGTTCGGGGCGGCATTCGCATTTTCCGCGGAGGTAGAGAAACTCGCGCTTCTTGCGCGTGTCCTGCCAGCCTATACCGGACATCCCAAGGCAGCGGAACTGAAGGAGCAGATGCTGATGGACACGATCCCCGTGGAGATGGGATATGCAAAGCGTGGGTGGTTTCGTTTGCAGATCCCTGCACTGCTGCCGAAGAAGGAGTCCGGCTCCCCCATCTACATCCAGCAGTATCTCTACCCGGCGCTGCGGCGCTATTTTGCTGGAAAGCCGCCGGCTCTCTATCAAAATTGCGTGCTGGCCTACCGCCATGTGTACTGTCGGGAACGTCCGGAGCGTGCCTATCGGGACCACGATAACATTGAGGTCAACATGGTGACAGACATCATCACGCTGTACCTGCTTCCGGATGATGCGCCGCGGCGATGCGCCCACTACTATTGCAGCGCCGCCGGGGCAGAGGATCAGACGGAGGTCTATGTAATCCCAACCAGCCGGTTCCCCACATGGCTGGCGGCAGAACAGGCGAATGATTTGGAGGAGGAAAGACTGTATGAAACGAGCGAAATTTGGGACTAA
- a CDS encoding VirB4 family type IV secretion system protein, translating into MARQSHTGNARRHKSPGRRKKAAARLEFVQDYIPLKEIRNGIVETTDGRYLKILEIEPINFLLRSNEEQWGIISTFASWLKISPMRLQFKSVTRKADSDKYVAGLEADIESEDVTACRELGRGTIQFIREEGSREALSRRFFLIFQYEAVRRQSDNDYGEVYAALQTVTQNAKTYFAQCGNSIVQPKDEDAFVAEILYMYFNRRSCVEDPFQSRLNRVVVDAMAAKRRVVGIDPVPKIRTSNFVAPRGLDLSHAGYIIMDGTYYTYLYIRKNGFPQQVRGGWMSSLINAGEGVDVDLHLHREIRGKTIDRVAQRIRLNRTKLRELQDTSTDYEELAGSIQAGYYIKQGLSSRNEDLFYMSVLITISAPTYEELQWRKQQMSDLMKSMDIQVGDCLFQQEAALRSTMPFLYLDPGLERKSKRNVLTSGAASTYMFTSFELSDDNGILLGLNRHNNSLCIVDPFNTKVNKNANFTICGTSGAGKTFTMQVMALRLRMRGVQCYIIAPLKGHEFKRACHKIGGTYIKLAPGSSACINVMEIRPTLTPEMELIDELDYNDIDSMLAKKIQQLMIFFSLLIPDMNNEEEQMLDEALVKTYAKFGITHDNNSIYVDQSRGEIKTMPILGDLYEILKENPLTTRLATIVSRFVTGSAQSFNRQTNVNLDNKYVVLDISELKGKLLPVGMMIALDYVWDQVKADRTRRKMVFIDEIWKLIGGAANKQAAEFCLEIFKIIRGYGGGALAATQDLSDFFGLEDGRYGRAILNNSKTKIILNLEPDEAEYVKDVLKLTRTEIRSITQFERGEALISSNSNKVPVIIKASREEQQMITTDRAELEAMLNELKAVADIAESGSNGSSAGLTGGMEGKDAED; encoded by the coding sequence ATGGCACGACAGTCACACACAGGAAACGCCCGTCGGCACAAAAGCCCAGGCCGTCGGAAAAAAGCAGCCGCCCGTCTGGAGTTCGTACAGGACTACATTCCCCTCAAAGAGATCAGAAACGGGATCGTTGAAACTACAGATGGCCGGTACCTCAAAATCCTGGAAATTGAACCCATCAACTTTCTGCTTCGCTCCAATGAGGAGCAGTGGGGCATTATCTCTACGTTTGCCAGCTGGCTTAAAATTTCGCCCATGCGCCTGCAGTTTAAGTCCGTAACCCGCAAAGCGGATTCTGACAAGTATGTGGCGGGACTGGAGGCGGACATTGAGAGCGAGGACGTAACGGCCTGCCGGGAATTGGGGCGTGGTACTATCCAGTTCATCCGGGAGGAAGGTAGCCGTGAGGCATTGTCCCGCCGGTTTTTCCTGATTTTTCAATACGAGGCGGTGCGCCGCCAGTCCGATAACGATTATGGTGAGGTCTACGCAGCGTTGCAGACGGTGACGCAGAATGCCAAGACCTATTTCGCCCAATGCGGCAACAGTATTGTACAGCCAAAAGATGAAGACGCATTTGTAGCTGAAATCCTGTATATGTACTTCAATCGCCGTTCCTGCGTGGAGGACCCTTTCCAGAGTCGGCTCAACCGCGTGGTGGTGGATGCGATGGCGGCAAAAAGGCGAGTTGTCGGCATCGATCCAGTCCCGAAGATCCGGACATCCAACTTTGTGGCCCCTCGCGGCCTTGACTTGAGTCATGCTGGCTACATTATTATGGATGGGACCTACTATACCTACTTATATATTCGCAAAAACGGATTTCCTCAGCAGGTGCGGGGAGGTTGGATGTCTTCACTCATCAATGCAGGCGAGGGCGTAGATGTGGATCTGCATCTGCACCGCGAGATCCGTGGTAAGACCATTGATCGAGTGGCCCAGCGCATCCGGCTCAACCGCACCAAACTGCGAGAACTGCAGGACACCTCCACTGACTATGAGGAACTGGCTGGCTCTATCCAGGCCGGTTACTACATCAAGCAGGGACTCTCCAGCCGGAATGAGGACCTGTTCTATATGTCGGTGCTCATTACGATATCTGCCCCTACCTACGAAGAACTGCAGTGGCGTAAGCAGCAGATGAGTGACTTGATGAAGTCCATGGACATCCAAGTAGGTGACTGCCTGTTTCAACAGGAGGCGGCACTGCGATCCACCATGCCATTTCTCTACCTCGATCCTGGTCTGGAGCGCAAGTCCAAACGAAATGTGCTTACTTCAGGCGCGGCCTCGACCTATATGTTCACCAGTTTTGAACTGTCTGATGACAATGGCATTCTCTTGGGTCTTAACCGGCATAACAATTCGCTGTGTATTGTCGATCCATTTAATACAAAAGTCAATAAGAATGCCAATTTTACTATCTGCGGGACATCTGGCGCCGGTAAGACCTTTACCATGCAGGTGATGGCGCTCAGGCTTCGGATGCGCGGCGTCCAGTGCTATATTATTGCTCCGCTCAAAGGCCATGAGTTCAAGCGTGCCTGCCACAAAATTGGCGGTACCTATATCAAACTGGCCCCGGGTTCCAGCGCCTGCATCAACGTCATGGAGATTCGTCCTACACTCACACCGGAAATGGAACTGATCGACGAATTGGATTACAACGACATCGACTCCATGCTGGCAAAAAAGATCCAGCAGTTGATGATTTTCTTCTCCCTTCTGATCCCCGATATGAATAATGAAGAGGAGCAGATGCTGGACGAGGCCCTGGTCAAGACCTACGCCAAGTTCGGGATTACCCACGATAACAATTCTATCTATGTTGACCAGAGCAGGGGAGAGATCAAGACTATGCCAATCCTGGGAGATCTCTATGAGATACTCAAGGAAAATCCACTGACTACCCGGCTGGCCACCATAGTCAGCCGCTTTGTTACAGGCAGCGCCCAGAGTTTTAACCGCCAGACCAATGTAAACCTAGACAATAAGTATGTTGTGCTGGACATCTCGGAACTCAAGGGCAAACTGTTGCCGGTAGGTATGATGATTGCGTTGGACTATGTGTGGGACCAGGTGAAGGCAGACCGTACCAGACGCAAAATGGTGTTTATCGACGAGATCTGGAAACTGATTGGCGGCGCGGCCAACAAACAGGCTGCGGAGTTTTGTCTGGAAATATTCAAAATTATTCGAGGCTACGGAGGAGGCGCCCTTGCGGCAACGCAGGACCTCTCCGATTTTTTTGGCTTAGAGGACGGCCGTTATGGCAGAGCAATTCTGAATAATTCCAAGACGAAAATCATCCTCAACTTGGAGCCGGACGAGGCAGAATATGTGAAAGATGTCTTGAAATTAACTCGAACTGAGATCCGCAGCATCACACAGTTTGAGCGCGGTGAGGCGCTGATCTCCAGCAACAGCAACAAAGTGCCGGTCATTATCAAGGCATCCCGGGAGGAGCAGCAGATGATCACTACCGACCGGGCTGAACTGGAGGCTATGCTCAACGAATTAAAGGCGGTAGCCGATATTGCGGAAAGCGGAAGCAATGGTTCTTCTGCGGGTTTGACTGGTGGAATGGAGGGAAAAGATGCCGAAGATTGA
- a CDS encoding Helicase associated domain protein: protein MPKIELYPHNQAALNHLEEALKYTRRAAVIQPTGTGKSFVALAFIERRPNNSFLYLAPSTHIFNQLKHHAGHTDVLLHTTMMTYQKLCLLHEDELGKLEPDYIILDEFHRCGADDWGSAVDHLLALYVECFLIGFTATPVRYLDKAGTRDMSEELFHGSIASYYTLQDAINDKVLPVPHYVLGDILMNERVSSLETALTQVASYGRARTAGYSLLESLKRNMAEAQGIDEIFKCHMPNRFAKLIVFCRNLEHIAQCREDMHRWLGPGKKIREYVCRSDEKAADIELNAFAGDNERNAIRLLYCVDMLNEGIHIKDVDGVVMLRPTISPIVYLQQIGRCLACSSDGSTSPVIFDLVNNYESARVEESGQRVFNIEFSHHPSSGKGKNTPIPFYMSGVPTQFEAILEKFDHLFTRAGRWDFCYSILQEFYHEYGQYPHSRTCYRGIKIGRWLSEQILYIQHNSLSVARKERLEMLPGWSTFLIERQPTRRTFDDYYKELLVYFEREGHIDIPQSYINPSTGCKLGLYLTRLRNIRKKTDRGHLSQDQINRLNALGMKWVKREHPYRDFDYYYQQLIKFYRREGHIKVPTRFIDPDTGCHLGNFINCVRQAKRGTGHDIVLTDRQIEMLNDLGMVWQVQASPLPFDTYYEELLRYYRREGHIRVPGNYIVPENGCKLGKFIQRMRAIRAGTASSGFITQEQIAKLDAMGMVWNASNSKKNLEERSCRNGYFHLVDSGGDRTQQADCGDQQNTG, encoded by the coding sequence ATGCCGAAGATTGAACTTTACCCACATAACCAAGCTGCACTCAACCATTTGGAGGAGGCCCTCAAGTATACACGCCGTGCTGCGGTTATCCAGCCTACTGGAACTGGGAAGAGTTTTGTTGCGCTGGCTTTTATAGAACGCCGGCCGAATAACTCGTTTTTGTATCTCGCACCATCTACGCATATCTTCAATCAACTGAAACATCATGCTGGGCATACAGATGTGCTTCTCCATACAACCATGATGACATATCAGAAACTTTGCCTGCTTCACGAGGACGAACTTGGGAAACTGGAGCCGGACTACATTATCCTTGATGAATTTCACCGCTGTGGGGCGGATGACTGGGGAAGTGCGGTTGACCATCTTCTCGCTTTGTATGTTGAATGCTTCTTAATTGGATTTACAGCTACCCCAGTCCGGTATCTGGATAAGGCCGGCACACGCGATATGTCTGAGGAACTTTTTCACGGAAGTATTGCAAGTTATTATACCCTTCAAGATGCAATCAATGATAAGGTCCTGCCGGTGCCGCACTATGTATTGGGAGATATCCTGATGAACGAAAGGGTCTCTTCTCTGGAAACCGCATTAACGCAGGTTGCCTCTTATGGGAGGGCTCGTACTGCTGGTTATTCATTGTTAGAAAGCCTTAAAAGAAATATGGCAGAAGCGCAAGGAATTGACGAAATATTTAAGTGCCATATGCCCAATAGATTTGCAAAGTTGATCGTATTCTGCCGGAATCTTGAACATATTGCGCAATGTCGGGAAGACATGCACCGTTGGCTGGGACCAGGTAAGAAAATCAGGGAGTATGTCTGCCGTTCAGATGAAAAGGCCGCTGATATTGAACTCAACGCCTTTGCTGGGGATAATGAAAGGAATGCAATACGGTTGCTCTACTGCGTGGATATGCTGAATGAGGGTATCCACATCAAGGATGTGGATGGGGTTGTCATGTTACGCCCTACGATAAGCCCGATTGTCTATTTACAGCAGATTGGACGCTGTCTCGCCTGCAGTTCGGATGGTAGTACATCCCCGGTAATTTTTGATTTGGTCAACAACTATGAGTCTGCACGTGTTGAAGAGTCTGGTCAGCGTGTATTCAATATTGAGTTTTCCCACCATCCCAGCAGTGGGAAAGGGAAGAACACGCCTATACCCTTTTACATGTCTGGGGTCCCCACACAATTCGAAGCCATCCTTGAGAAGTTCGATCATCTATTTACGCGGGCGGGACGATGGGATTTTTGCTACTCCATCCTCCAGGAATTTTACCACGAATACGGCCAATATCCGCATAGCCGCACATGTTACCGAGGCATCAAAATAGGGAGGTGGCTATCGGAACAAATCCTATATATCCAGCACAACAGTCTATCAGTAGCCCGAAAGGAAAGGCTGGAGATGCTACCTGGCTGGTCGACTTTTCTGATTGAACGACAACCAACCAGACGTACATTCGATGACTACTATAAAGAATTGCTCGTTTACTTTGAGAGAGAAGGGCACATTGATATTCCACAATCATACATAAATCCATCGACAGGATGTAAACTGGGCCTTTATCTGACACGTTTACGCAACATTAGAAAAAAGACCGATAGGGGACATTTATCGCAGGACCAGATCAATAGACTGAATGCTCTTGGCATGAAGTGGGTGAAAAGAGAGCACCCATATCGGGACTTCGATTATTATTACCAGCAACTGATAAAGTTTTACCGCCGAGAAGGGCACATCAAAGTTCCCACAAGGTTTATTGATCCTGATACTGGTTGCCATTTGGGCAACTTTATCAATTGTGTAAGGCAGGCAAAGAGGGGAACGGGCCATGATATTGTTCTGACAGACCGGCAAATTGAGATGCTCAATGACTTAGGGATGGTTTGGCAAGTCCAGGCATCTCCATTGCCATTTGATACTTACTATGAGGAGCTGCTCCGATACTATCGGAGGGAGGGGCATATTAGGGTGCCTGGGAACTATATTGTGCCGGAGAATGGATGCAAACTTGGGAAATTCATTCAGCGAATGAGAGCAATTCGTGCGGGCACTGCGTCTAGTGGGTTTATCACCCAGGAACAGATCGCAAAACTGGATGCGATGGGTATGGTTTGGAATGCATCAAATTCAAAAAAGAATTTAGAAGAGAGGAGTTGCAGAAATGGATATTTTCACCTCGTTGACAGCGGAGGAGATCGCACACAGCAAGCGGACTGCGGAGATCAGCAGAATACTGGCTGA
- a CDS encoding DUF5697 family protein gives MLLQEEQYIIHWLTEYGPLPKAQIVRMLKDKPPKTAEKIIRALKNEVMLHEISGGYYLGVDPMCQPDQRMILAVWVLLQFIDRVDPMAHYPATYPSQIFFLKEDIGYEIVVLYDGEQHLTRLLQPQEDLRYILVLPHINMAQELVLPSAPHLFATVDYNGQETPDVRFFTESEGDTYAAV, from the coding sequence ATGCTGTTACAGGAAGAACAGTATATCATCCATTGGCTGACAGAGTATGGGCCGCTGCCTAAAGCGCAAATTGTCCGAATGCTGAAGGACAAACCGCCTAAGACGGCAGAAAAGATTATTCGTGCGCTCAAGAACGAGGTCATGCTCCACGAAATCTCCGGCGGGTACTATCTGGGGGTGGACCCCATGTGCCAGCCGGATCAGCGCATGATCCTTGCCGTATGGGTGTTGCTGCAGTTCATTGACAGGGTGGACCCTATGGCTCACTATCCCGCTACTTATCCGTCCCAGATTTTCTTCCTCAAAGAAGATATTGGATATGAGATTGTTGTCCTCTACGATGGCGAACAGCATCTGACCAGACTGCTTCAGCCTCAGGAGGATCTGCGGTATATCCTTGTCCTGCCACATATCAACATGGCGCAGGAGCTGGTCTTGCCATCTGCGCCTCACCTGTTTGCGACTGTGGATTACAACGGACAGGAGACGCCGGATGTACGGTTCTTTACGGAAAGCGAGGGGGACACCTATGCCGCGGTCTGA
- a CDS encoding HD-GYP domain-containing protein, with amino-acid sequence MDIFTSLTAEEIAHSKRTAEISRILAEHADYDSAEVHEVYQAALLHDIGKTMIPVRIRCKSGSLSEVERSSMRKHTSIGHFLLLQTGTMLGTSSVVALQHHERLDGSGYLGLQDAEIHPHAKIVAVADVFDALISPRPYKRPWDIRRVSDYLKSCAGVKLDGAIVRLLLDNLPQVLALYRDSTRITCKIRISPIYTHRGRRETKLCCYRKNSISSIG; translated from the coding sequence ATGGATATTTTCACCTCGTTGACAGCGGAGGAGATCGCACACAGCAAGCGGACTGCGGAGATCAGCAGAATACTGGCTGAACATGCGGATTATGACTCGGCTGAAGTACACGAAGTGTATCAGGCGGCATTGCTTCACGATATTGGGAAAACAATGATCCCGGTGCGCATCCGTTGTAAATCGGGCAGTTTATCAGAAGTAGAACGGTCATCAATGCGGAAACATACGTCAATTGGACATTTTCTGCTGCTACAAACCGGAACGATGCTGGGGACATCTTCTGTTGTGGCCTTGCAGCACCATGAACGGCTGGACGGCAGCGGCTATTTGGGGCTGCAAGATGCTGAAATTCACCCTCATGCAAAAATAGTAGCAGTGGCAGACGTTTTCGATGCCCTGATCTCGCCTCGCCCTTATAAGCGTCCGTGGGATATCCGTCGAGTCAGCGATTACCTAAAATCGTGCGCTGGCGTGAAATTGGATGGTGCCATTGTCAGACTGCTGCTGGACAATCTTCCACAGGTATTGGCCCTATATCGGGACAGTACACGTATAACCTGCAAAATACGTATTTCTCCCATTTATACACATAGAGGAAGGAGGGAAACAAAACTATGCTGTTACAGGAAGAACAGTATATCATCCATTGGCTGA
- a CDS encoding VirD4-like conjugal transfer protein, CD1115 family: MQSKYIRTIGIVLAVILSMAAIFYIGGLVNQFNLNYQKWLAEGGITGKATMDAICFSPVCCWRSAMTASGLKCVALVAVIGSGVYLFIHFQDRFGNGDYDPRNFSRSKRGTYGTAGWMSDKEMRAILEISSPGHAKGIILGKTEKGAVICLPEDTRLNKHIAVFGASGTMKSRGIIRPALFQSIRRGESVVISDPKSEMYADTAELFRKHGYLVRVYNLLQPELGDSWNCMFDLGGDTLMAQVLTDVIIANTKGDGESDHFWDNGEANLLKSLILYVDMDSTRKPEEKNLPAVYQMITQNTEKELTMIFDRLPLDHPAKAPYSLFSQGSDAVRAGIVLGLGTRLQVLQSEAVRQITRRSDIDLSLPGKQKCAYFIILDDQNSSLEFLSSLFFVFLFIKLVRYADSMPEQRCKVPVNIILDEMNNIGVIPDFGRRLSTVRSRALQILMVCQSLPQLQNRYPDNLWAELLGNADTQVMLGATDDVSAQYFSARSGDMTVEVNSTMTTRQSIALAQVIPQYRYTEGIGRRRVLTPDEVLRLPNDELLIIIRGQKVLRAKKFDFTEHPYAKECVKAHIRDYKPAHPEEKPAPVMVHPQAEETPPPEKKKTAKEKTAGRGASAAKQGEKPAAPAQTSAPPAAAPPEQPSKPAKRPKTLYESARPPTDF, from the coding sequence ATGCAGTCGAAGTATATTCGCACAATAGGAATTGTACTCGCCGTCATACTGAGTATGGCGGCGATTTTTTACATAGGTGGGTTGGTCAACCAATTCAACCTCAATTATCAGAAGTGGCTTGCAGAGGGCGGGATCACTGGCAAAGCCACAATGGACGCGATCTGTTTTTCGCCGGTGTGCTGCTGGCGGAGCGCCATGACCGCAAGCGGTCTGAAATGCGTTGCCCTTGTGGCAGTCATCGGCAGTGGTGTATATCTTTTCATCCATTTCCAAGATCGATTTGGCAATGGCGACTATGATCCTCGCAATTTCTCCCGCAGTAAGCGGGGGACCTATGGCACAGCGGGGTGGATGAGCGACAAGGAGATGCGTGCCATCCTGGAGATCAGCAGCCCCGGCCATGCGAAGGGGATTATCTTAGGCAAGACGGAGAAAGGAGCCGTCATTTGTCTGCCGGAGGATACCCGGCTCAATAAGCACATTGCCGTCTTCGGCGCAAGCGGAACAATGAAATCCCGCGGAATCATCCGCCCGGCGCTGTTCCAGAGTATCCGGCGCGGGGAATCCGTGGTGATTTCAGATCCAAAATCCGAAATGTATGCGGACACGGCAGAACTGTTTCGCAAGCACGGCTATCTAGTTCGGGTCTACAATCTGTTACAGCCGGAACTTGGCGACTCCTGGAACTGTATGTTCGACCTGGGCGGGGACACCCTCATGGCACAGGTGCTTACCGATGTCATCATCGCCAACACGAAGGGAGATGGTGAGAGTGATCATTTCTGGGATAATGGCGAGGCAAATCTGCTCAAAAGCCTGATCCTTTATGTGGATATGGACTCTACCCGCAAACCGGAGGAGAAAAACCTGCCGGCCGTCTATCAAATGATCACCCAGAACACAGAAAAAGAACTGACTATGATTTTTGATCGGCTGCCGCTGGACCATCCGGCTAAGGCTCCATACAGCCTGTTCAGTCAAGGCAGTGATGCAGTACGGGCTGGCATTGTGCTTGGCCTTGGAACCAGGCTTCAGGTGTTGCAAAGCGAAGCCGTGCGTCAGATTACCCGTCGCTCGGATATTGATTTGTCACTGCCGGGCAAACAAAAATGCGCATACTTTATCATCTTGGACGACCAAAACTCATCTCTTGAGTTTTTGTCGTCTCTTTTCTTTGTATTTTTGTTCATTAAGTTGGTGCGCTATGCGGACAGTATGCCGGAGCAGCGATGCAAGGTGCCGGTCAATATCATATTGGATGAGATGAACAACATTGGCGTGATCCCTGACTTTGGCCGGCGACTCAGCACAGTACGCTCAAGGGCCCTGCAGATTTTGATGGTCTGCCAGAGCCTGCCTCAGCTTCAGAACCGGTATCCCGATAATCTGTGGGCGGAACTATTAGGCAACGCGGATACGCAGGTTATGTTGGGAGCCACTGATGATGTGTCGGCGCAATACTTCAGTGCCCGCAGCGGAGACATGACAGTGGAAGTCAACTCCACTATGACCACACGACAAAGTATCGCCCTTGCGCAGGTTATTCCTCAATACCGCTACACAGAGGGAATCGGCCGCCGCCGCGTACTGACTCCAGATGAGGTGCTGCGCCTGCCCAACGATGAACTGCTCATCATCATCCGCGGACAGAAGGTTCTGCGGGCCAAGAAGTTTGACTTTACGGAACACCCGTATGCCAAAGAATGCGTGAAGGCCCATATCCGGGACTACAAGCCTGCACATCCTGAGGAGAAGCCCGCTCCGGTGATGGTCCACCCACAAGCGGAGGAAACTCCACCACCGGAAAAAAAGAAGACGGCAAAAGAGAAAACAGCAGGTCGCGGAGCG